In the Piscinibacter sp. XHJ-5 genome, one interval contains:
- the metE gene encoding 5-methyltetrahydropteroyltriglutamate--homocysteine S-methyltransferase has protein sequence MAIVCTHLLGFPRMGAARELKFALERHWRGEIGVAELEATGRELRRRHWQLQRDAGLDFVTVGDFAYGDHVANHIQMLGCEPARFGFTGDVPELARYFMLARGVAAEHQHDDGCACGHAAAEGRPALEMTKWFDTNYHYLVPEFDADTRFGLASRRLLGEVAEAQALGHRVKVVLLGPLSFLWLGKEKADGFDRLSLLERLLAAYNEVLIRLGAAGVQWVQVDEPILGLDLPPAWVAAFEPAYRRLAAADMSILLATYFSPLQQHLELACGLPVAGLHLDCVRAPHELDQVLQRLPLERELSLGIVDGRNVWRTDLDAALTLLQPALAQRQGRLWIAPSCSLLHVPIALGDDSALDAELRSWLAGAVEKLDEIRVLQQALVHGPAAVRRELFAARAAVAARASSPRVKNATVAARCATLPSNADRRQSPFEQRAAVQHARLQLPPFPTTTIGSFPQTADIRGVRAAFRRGALPEADYRQAMRSAIADAVARQEAIGLDVLVHGEAERNDMVEYFGEQLEGFAFTANGWVQSYGSRCVKPPILFGDVSRAAPMTVEWTEYAQSLTRRPMKGMLTGPITILQWSFVRDDQPRADTALQIALAMRDEVLDLERAGIAVIQIDEPAIREGLPLRRSQWADYLAWASRAFRVTAAGVGDGTQVHTHMCYAEFNDILPAIAAMDADVITIETSRSQMELLRGFAEFEYPNEIGPGVYDIHSPRVPPVEEMLHLMRKAAAVVPAQRLWVNPDCGLKTRAWPETEAALRNMVLAARLLRDPQ, from the coding sequence ATGGCCATCGTCTGCACCCACCTCCTCGGTTTCCCGCGCATGGGCGCTGCCCGCGAGCTCAAGTTCGCACTGGAGCGCCACTGGCGCGGCGAGATCGGAGTCGCCGAGCTCGAAGCCACCGGCCGCGAACTGCGCCGCCGACATTGGCAGCTGCAGCGCGACGCCGGACTGGACTTCGTCACCGTCGGCGACTTCGCCTACGGCGATCACGTCGCCAACCACATCCAGATGCTGGGTTGTGAGCCCGCGCGCTTCGGCTTCACCGGCGACGTACCGGAGCTCGCGCGCTACTTCATGCTGGCGCGCGGCGTCGCGGCGGAGCACCAGCACGACGACGGCTGCGCGTGCGGCCATGCCGCGGCCGAAGGGCGGCCGGCACTGGAGATGACCAAGTGGTTCGACACCAACTACCACTATCTCGTGCCCGAGTTCGACGCCGACACGCGCTTCGGGCTCGCTTCGCGGCGCCTCCTCGGGGAAGTGGCCGAGGCGCAGGCGCTGGGTCACCGGGTGAAGGTCGTGCTGCTCGGGCCCTTGAGCTTTCTCTGGCTGGGCAAGGAAAAGGCCGACGGCTTCGACCGCCTGAGCCTGCTGGAGCGGCTGCTGGCGGCGTACAACGAGGTCCTCATCCGCCTGGGCGCGGCCGGCGTGCAATGGGTGCAGGTCGACGAGCCCATCCTGGGGCTCGACCTGCCGCCCGCGTGGGTCGCTGCCTTCGAGCCCGCGTATCGGCGGCTCGCGGCGGCCGACATGTCGATCCTGCTGGCCACCTACTTCTCGCCGCTGCAGCAGCATCTCGAGCTGGCGTGCGGGCTGCCGGTCGCCGGCCTGCACCTCGACTGCGTGCGCGCGCCGCACGAGCTCGACCAGGTACTGCAGCGGCTGCCGCTGGAGCGCGAGCTTTCGCTCGGCATCGTGGACGGCCGCAACGTGTGGCGCACCGATCTCGATGCGGCGCTGACGCTGCTGCAGCCGGCGCTGGCACAGCGGCAGGGCCGCCTGTGGATCGCGCCGTCCTGCTCGTTGCTGCACGTGCCCATCGCGCTCGGCGACGACTCCGCGCTCGACGCCGAACTGCGCAGCTGGCTCGCCGGCGCGGTCGAGAAGCTGGACGAGATCCGGGTGCTGCAGCAGGCGCTGGTCCACGGACCGGCGGCCGTGCGCCGAGAGCTGTTCGCCGCCCGCGCCGCCGTTGCGGCTCGCGCGAGCAGCCCCCGCGTGAAGAACGCCACCGTCGCCGCGCGCTGCGCCACCCTGCCCTCGAATGCCGATCGCCGCCAGTCGCCGTTCGAGCAGCGAGCCGCCGTGCAGCACGCTCGCCTGCAATTGCCGCCTTTTCCCACCACGACGATTGGCTCGTTCCCGCAGACGGCCGACATCCGCGGCGTGCGGGCCGCCTTCCGCCGCGGCGCATTGCCGGAGGCGGACTACCGTCAGGCGATGCGCAGCGCCATCGCGGACGCGGTCGCCCGGCAGGAGGCGATCGGCCTCGATGTGCTGGTACACGGCGAAGCCGAGCGCAACGACATGGTCGAGTACTTCGGCGAGCAGCTCGAGGGCTTCGCCTTCACGGCCAACGGCTGGGTGCAGTCGTACGGTTCTCGCTGCGTGAAGCCGCCCATCCTGTTCGGCGACGTCTCGCGCGCGGCGCCGATGACGGTCGAGTGGACCGAATACGCGCAAAGCCTCACGCGCCGTCCGATGAAGGGCATGCTGACCGGGCCCATCACCATCCTGCAGTGGTCCTTCGTGCGCGACGACCAGCCGCGCGCCGACACCGCGCTGCAGATCGCGCTCGCGATGCGCGACGAGGTGCTCGACCTGGAGCGCGCCGGCATTGCCGTGATCCAGATCGACGAGCCCGCGATCCGCGAAGGGCTGCCGTTGCGGCGCTCGCAATGGGCCGACTATCTCGCGTGGGCCTCACGCGCGTTCCGCGTGACGGCGGCCGGCGTCGGCGATGGCACGCAGGTCCACACGCACATGTGCTATGCGGAGTTCAACGACATCCTGCCGGCCATCGCGGCGATGGATGCCGACGTCATCACCATCGAGACCAGCCGCTCGCAGATGGAGCTGCTGCGCGGCTTCGCCGAGTTCGAGTACCCGAACGAGATCGGGCCGGGGGTCTACGACATCCACTCGCCGCGCGTGCCGCCGGTGGAGGAGATGCTGCACCTGATGCGCAAGGCCGCGGCCGTGGTGCCCGCGCAAAGGCTTTGGGTCAATCCGGATTGCGGGTTGAAGACCCGCGCCTGGCCGGAGACCGAGGCGGCGCTGCGCAACATGGTGCTGGCCGCGCGGCTGCTGCGCGATCCTCAGTGA